tccgcctgccgatgcaggggacacgggttcgtgNNNNNNNNNNNNNNNNNNNNNNNNNNNNNNNNNNNNNNNNNNNNNNNNNNNNNNNNNNNNNNNNNNNNNNNNNNNNNNNNNNNNNNNNNNNNNNNNNNNNNNNNNNNNNNNNNgcagagcggctgggcccgtgagccatggccgctgagcctgcgcgtccggatcctgtgctccgcaacgggagaggccacaacagtgagaggcccgcgtaccgcaaaaaaaaaaaaaaaaaaaaagaaagaaagaaaggggccTCCAAAAGGTAGAAGTGCCTGGCCAAGACAGCTCACCTGCTGGCTTTCTGTCCCTGCTCTCACCTCCAGGGCTTTCACCAGGATTACTCCTGGGAGAAGGAGGGCTGCATCCTCACCCCATATCTCTGCTGATCTGAGCCCAGCTCATTGACCCACTAACTCTCAGATGGGCTCCGGGTGCAATGAAAAGTGGGTGCTACTTACACAGAACAGCAGGAACGGGCTGTGAGAGGAGGAGAAGGCCAGAGTGGGAGCCAGGGGTCCTGGGATCCAGCTCCACCTGCACCACGTATTACCCTGGGCAAGTCCCCAGgactctgtatctcagtttcttcatctgagaattgAATAAAGTAGCAAAATGGTGATGAGCctagcacaggacctggcatgCAGCAGACTGTCAGCAGATGTTTCCTGAATGTGAGCCTGTTATTCTTTGAGTCTGGTTACAATCCCTTCAGTATGAAGCTGTGGTATGGTGGGCACAGAGTCAGACGACCTGGGTTCTagacccagctctcccaccacGTGGCTATggagtagggggtggggaggtccAAAGCAAGTTATCTTTTTCTGGGCCTCTGTCTCTTCTTTAATAAAATTCAGGGATTGGACTGAGCTGTCAGGAATGGAAAACCTGTGACACACATACCATCACTTACTCATTCCCTAGCAGTGACAGACATGAGCAGTCTATCACAGCACTGCTGCCAACTGAATCCATCCAGATGCAGCTTCAGAATCCCCTAACACCCAGCACcagccccagtttcctcttctgtaaaatggccaCACCCATCAAaattatgaggattaaacaagacaatatattcaaaatggtCTGCTAACAGCTCAGCTCTAGCAGGAGTAATTTTCTGCCACCATCTCCAGAGATTGGGTGGGGAGCTCTTCTCCCATGCCAACAGCAGAGAGTGTGGTCCAGTAAAAGGAGCTTGGGCATGGATGAACTCAGGTGAGCCACTGCATCCTTTTAAGCCTCCATTTCCCTGGAATAAAATGGGCTGATACTTACCTTATAGGATGAgcataaggattaaatgaggtaatcaGAGGAAGCAGCAGAAGAGCCGTGGGCTCAGTAAATGGGAAGAGGTGAGCTACCTTGATCCGCCCTCCTCAGGCCCGGGGCCTTAGTGGTGGGTGCACAGCTGGTGGGAGGCGCTGGGAGCTCCtcaaggcagggcctggcttcCTTGTAAAGTCCTCGGTGAAGCCCTGTGTCCCCAAGTCCACCAGTGATGGTGGGTACATTGGAGTCTCTGGTCGTTGCCTCTGGCAAGAAGCCACGGCCCCCTTCAAGTGTGAATGCTTGGCTGTGGTGGGGATGGCCTCCCCCCACCGGATCTGGGCCCTCCCCGCCCAGGCTTCAACCCTCCCTGGGGTCTGCCATTGGCAttggccctgccccaccccttgcCGCCTGCTCCTGCTAGCAGCCTGCTGACTGGCCTCCCCTGCCCACAGAACCAGGCCAGCCTTGTTCGGGGGCCAGAGACTACCTTCTCTGCGGTGACAGGAAGCCTGGTGGGCTCAGCTCCTAACCCAACTCATAGGGTGCCTTTGGGGCCTCATACCCTTCACCTGGGAAGTGAGGAGACTGAGAGGAACCGTCTGAAGGCTTTCCAGCTCTGAATCTTAGTGCTGGAGAGCCTGACACAAAGCAGCTCCATCCCACTCTCCTGCCCCTTGCTGAAGGCAGCAGCTTAAAACATTCCTCAGTgtgaccctccctcccccctcctcctcctccccctcccctcctccNNNNNNNNNNNNNNNNNNNNNNNNNNNNNNNNNNNNNNNNNNNNNNNNNNNNNNNNNNNNNNNNNNNNNNNNNNNNNNNNNNNNNNNNNNNNNNNNNNNNNNNNNNNNNNNNNNNNNNNNNNNNNNNNNNNNNNNNNNNNNNNNNNNNNNNNNNNNNNNNNNNNNNNNNNNNNNNNNNNNNNNNNNNNNNNNNNNNNNNNNNNNNNNNNNNNNNNNNNNNNNNNNNNNNNNcttccctcctccttcctccccatctcctcctcctcccccctcccccttccccatgtTCCTCCCATCCCATGTGGGTGGTGTCTGACCACCTCTGCTGGCCCCCAGCTGTTGTGCCTGCCCGCCCATCAGGGCTGGCTTCAGGCTGACTCTCGAACTGCCACAAATTCACCAAACACAACATGTTTTGCGTGTGCTTTCTCCTGCCCAGAATACCTTCCCGTCTTCCCTCTTGGTATACTCCTGATCTTCCCCCAAGACCCTGCCCAAAGGCCATCTCCTCTGGGatgccctcccttccttcccttccccggCAGCCAGTCTCAGGCTCCCCTGGTGACTCTCGCCCCCACTGACTTGTAACGATGGATGAGGGATGCTGAGTGGACaaagcaggcaggcaggcaggtgggtGGGTACCAGCCAGCCGCACCCAGAGGAGGAAAGGGCAACTGGCCCTGGGAGGGAGCCCATGCCCAGAGTCTACTACTCAAGTAGGTGAGGAACAGCTACTCCTGGCAGCCCTTGTACAATGAGGACACAGCTTCCTTACTACAAAATATCCTTTATTGATAAAATAgctcagacttaaaaaaaaaaccaaaaacctgcaTATCACAACAAGGGAGTCACAAGCAACAATAGCAGGGGTCCCACGGGGCACAAACAAGACCAGTCAGCAGATGTCATaagccagcccctcccctggggccagcctccccagccctgccccgagGCAATGCACTGGCCTCACACTGAGACCAGGGAATGAACTGGACAGCCTCCCACCCCAGGAGGGACTCTCTTTGGTCCCCTCCATTCCCTCCACCCCAGGAAACCCCCTCAGCATGCCTCCAAGTCTAGCCAGGCCCATCAGCGCGCCAGCGGTGCCTGTgctgcccggccccgcccccaagaCAAAATGCCCACCGGCTTAATGGTGAAGCCAGGCACTCGCGTGGGGAGACCACAAAACATCCTCCACGTGCTCCCAATTGTTCCAGGTGCCagttctggggtgggggaggggaccagGAGGGAGAGGCCCCTGGAGGCCCATCAGTGGGGTGGAGCAACGTGGCTGGGTCTGAGATGGACAGACGGTACCCACCCGGGGTGGAATCAGTCATGCATCAAAGGGATCTATCTGGGGCTTGGAGCCCTGCCCAGGAACTCCAGTGGGAGGCTCCCCTGGGAGTCCATGGGGCTCCTTCTCACCTGCTCTAGCCCCAGCACCCCACCACATGCTCTCATCTATTTTTAACGATCCTGGGGAAACAATGTGCCTGCTTGATGACAAAAGACTTCTCCCCCATTGGGGGGTCCAAGCCAATGAAAACCCTCTTGGTGTTGCAGGTGAAATGTCGAGAAGCTGTCATGCAGTGTGATAACTCAAACCTTTGCAGGCATAAGAACACATTCTCGAAGAAATCCTTTAACTGAAGTCGTGGTTCTGTCTGCCACTCCCCACTTCCAGTTTGGGGTAGGAATTCACACCCCAGGCACAGAACAAAAGTCTATAGGAAGACAGGCAGTGGTAAACCCAGAAAAGGGGGATTTTTAGATCACCGAATAATCACATTTTCTGGTTCTCTAGTGCGTTCCCCCACGGAGCTCAAAACTTTCTGCGAAGCCTTTCATCTCCCTGCAGCAAGTAGGCGGCAAGCTATTACTGCCCTGGGTTTTGCAGGCAGTGAATGCTAGTGATCAGGGCTCTCCCgtggaggcagaggccagaccCCCAGACCACCCCCTCTGAGGCATCCACGCACCCACCTGCCTCCCAGAGGGGCGCCGGGTGAGGAAAATGATCCAGTTCTGGAGTTACAACTCCAAAAgcagggggaaggagaagaagggcCCAAAGATGGTGCCAGCCCATAAACCCCCACCCAGGGTCTAATGGGGACGACGGGCACACAGCACGGATGCCCATCGTCGTTTCTGCCCCTTCCTCAGCAGCAGGCCCTCCTGGAAAAAGCGGAAGGTTGGCTTCCTGCTCTTTTCAAggggaagatgagaaagaaacaaaacaccacAAGCAAGTGATCAACCAGAAAACACAGGGTCCTCAAGGTTTGCAGGGGTCTGGGGTTCTGCGAGGGAGCCTGGCCACGGCTACATTCAAGAAGGTCCAAGCCTCATCCATCTGCCTGTGCACAGGCCGGGGGTGGAGAAgatgccccccccccccggccgcCACGGCCAAGCAAGCAAGGGGAGGCTTCAAATAGACCCTGCCCCTCCGAGAGGGTTCCCGGGATGAGGCCTGCAGGACCAGGGAAGGGACCAGAAAGCCCTAGGGGGGTGGCCACATAAAACAGGGCAAGAAGCAGGGTGGCCCTGGCACCACCTGGCACCAACCCCACACGGGCAGCGGGCAGGCGGGCTCACCAGGCCGTCTGGGTCCACTGGCGGCAAAGGATCCTTCGGAAGGCACGACGAAAGTCCTGGTTGAAGATGGTGTAGATGACAGGGTTCAGCGAGCTGTTGCAGTAGCCGATCCAGAAGAAGAACTGGAAGAGGCCATGGGGCACCTTGCAGTGCTGAGGGCAGATGGCACCCAGGCTGTAGCTAAAGAAGAAGGGGAACCAGCAGAGCACGAAGACGCCAATGACCACGGCCAGCACGAACGTGAACCGCTTCTCCCGGGTCAGCTGTGTCCGCCGCCGCCACCACTGCCCCCCCGCAGTGCCCTTGCCCCTGGCCAGGAGCACCTGGCCACGTAGGGTCGCCAGCAGCCGGGAACCCTGTGGTTGCTGCAGGGGTGGGCTGCAAGCTGAGGCGGGAGACGCTGACGAGGCCTTCGGCtcacacccctcctcctcctcttcagccccctcctcctctggaGATGTCCCACAAACACCTTCCTTCTGACCCTGGCCTGAGCTGGGGCGGGCAGGCCAGCTGGGTGGCAAGGCGGGGGTCCCAGGGTCTTCAGGGGTCTCCCCCTCGTCCTTCTCCCCAGTGGGCTGGGAGCATCCATTGGCCTCTCCAGCAGTAGCCAGTTGGGAGACCAGAGTTGGCAACCTGGCTGAGGCTGAAACTTCCCCAGGGACAGGGCGGGGCTGCTTGGACCCACCCTCCCCAGGGCGCCCCTTGGCCCTGGGACCTCTGCAGTGGCTGCGCTTGGCGATCAGATAGATCCGCAGGTAGACAAGGATCATGATAAGGCAGGGTGCAAAGAAAGATCCAATGCTGGAGGCCAGGATGTACCAGGCCTCTTGGTTGAGCTTGCACTGAGGGCGCCCTCGGGGCTGGGGACCCGGGTCGCCCTTGTAGATGAGGGGCGGCAGCGAGATGACGGCTGCGATGAGCCACACGGTGAGGATGATGCATTTGATGCGGCGCGGGGTGCGCTTGGAGTTGTACTCCAGCGCGCGGCTCA
The sequence above is a segment of the Physeter macrocephalus isolate SW-GA chromosome 12, ASM283717v5, whole genome shotgun sequence genome. Coding sequences within it:
- the ADRA2B gene encoding alpha-2B adrenergic receptor; amino-acid sequence: MDHQEPYSVQATAAIAAVITFLILFTIFGNALVILAVLTSRSLRAPQNLFLVSLAAADILVATLIIPFSLANELLGYWYFWRTWCEVYLALDVLFCTSSIVHLCAISLDRYWAVSRALEYNSKRTPRRIKCIILTVWLIAAVISLPPLIYKGDPGPQPRGRPQCKLNQEAWYILASSIGSFFAPCLIMILVYLRIYLIAKRSHCRGPRAKGRPGEGGSKQPRPVPGEVSASARLPTLVSQLATAGEANGCSQPTGEKDEGETPEDPGTPALPPSWPARPSSGQGQKEGVCGTSPEEEGAEEEEEGCEPKASSASPASACSPPLQQPQGSRLLATLRGQVLLARGKGTAGGQWWRRRTQLTREKRFTFVLAVVIGVFVLCWFPFFFSYSLGAICPQHCKVPHGLFQFFFWIGYCNSSLNPVIYTIFNQDFRRAFRRILCRQWTQTAW